GGCGGCGATCAGCTCGGGCAGCAGCTCGTAGAAGCGCGTCCGCTGGTCCGGTGCCGCGGTGGTCGGGGACGCCGGGGCGGTGAGCTCGGCGGAGGACATCAGGACTCCTTCGACTCGACGTGGGCGACCACCGCGTGCGGGCGGCCCCCGGTGGATGCGGTGAACGCGCGGTGCAGGGCGTCGTGGTCGCGGCCGTCGACGTCGGCGGTACTCCAGCCCTCGACGGCGAAGCGGGCGGCGATGCCGCCCGGCCAGCCCTGCGAGGCGGACGAGTTGTCCACCACGACGGTCATCAGCCGGTCCAGACCGGCCCGGCCGGCGTACTGGATCGCCTCGGCGTTGGAGCCCTCGTCCAGCTCGGCGTCCCCGACCAGGACGACGGTGCGCGCGTCCCGGCCGGCGATGCGGTTGCCGAGGGCGGTGCCCACCGCGAGCCCGAGCCCGTGCCCGAGCGATCCGGAGCCGATCTCGACGCCGGGCACGAGGGTGCGGTCCGGATGGTGGCCCAGCACCGAGTCGAACCGGCCGAACGTGTCCAGGACGGACTCCTCGACGAAGCCCATCGCGGCCAGCACCGCGTAGTAGGCCATCGGGCCGTGCCCCTTGGACAGCAGGAAACGGTCCCGGTCGGGGTCCTCGACGGTGTCCGGACCGACGCGCAGCACACGCTCGTACAGCACCCAGATCGCGTCCAGGGTGGACGTCGCGCTCACGTCGTGCTTCTCGTCCCCGGTCATCCGGGCCAGCAACCGTGGGAGATCGGAGTATCCGTGTCTCGTGATCCGCATGGCCTCCACGGTGCAACGTGAAGCCGACTTCAGGTCAAGCGGGAGACGACTGCACTCCGACCACCTCCCGCCCACCGGGCCCGGTCCGCCGACGCCGGTGCGCACCGCGGTCGGTACCCGACCTCCTTCCGGGAACCCGGGTGCGGGCCGGCCGGATGCGCTCTAGCGTCACCCGACGATGACCGACACCACCGACGCCCGCATCCGCCGCGCCCTGGCCAACTCGACCAAGGGCGAGGCCGGGCGGATGACCCTGCCCGCGTGGGTCCGCGACCTCGACCTCGACGCCGTCGACGACGTGCTGGGGTGGCGCGACCCGAAGGCGCCGGACCGCGGCGTCCTGCTCGTCCCCGGCGACGACGGGCCGGTGGCGATCGCGGTGCGGGCCGGGGAACGGGCGGCGCGGGCCACCGCCATGTGCGCGCTGTGCCGCTCCACCCACGCCCCGGGCCGGGTGGAGCTGCTGGTGGCGCGGCGTCCCGGACCGGCCGGGCGCAACGGGGACACCGTCGGCACCTACGTGTGCGGCGACCTGCGGTGCGCGCAGCACGTCCGGGTCGAGAAGGCGACGGCGGCGCTGCGGCCGACGCCGGGCACGAGCGTCGAGGAGCGGCGCGAGGGCCTGCGGGAACGGGCGCGGCAGTTCGTCGACGCCGTGCTGGGCTGAGGCGCGACGGGGATCAGGCCCGGGAGCCCTGCCTGACCAGCCGCCGCCGACGGTGGGCCGCCATCCGGACGGGGGCGTCGGTCCAGCCGTACCCGTCGTACGCGCCGACCCGCTGCACGAACGCCAGGAACAGCCGCCCGCCCAGCACCTCGGTGCACACCTGCAGGTAGGCGCCGTCGGGCGTCTCCTCGTACAGCACGCCCAGGTCGCGGAACTCGGCCAGCCGCGCGGGCGGGAGGCCGAGGCGGGCGTCGAGGTCGGCGTAGTAGTTGTCGGGGATGCCGAGCAGCGGTGCGCCCGCGGCGCGGGCGGCCCGGGCGGTGGCGAGGACGTCGTCGGTGGCCAGTGCGACGTACTGGGGCTCCGCGACGCCCGGTGACCACTCGCCGCGGCGCAGCAGCGAGACCGTCAGCGCGAGCCGGACCCGGCGGCGGGGCTCGGTGAGGGCGCGGCTGCGGACCAGCCCGAACGGGGCGGCGAACTCACCCACCGCGGCCGGTTCGAGGCCGAGCACCGAGCGGTAGAACAGCGCGGCCTCATCAACGTCGTGGCCGTGGCGACGGGGCGCGACTACTACCGCACCCCCACCGAGCAGCTCGGCGGGCCCGTCCGGGACGCGCGACCGGCCGCCCCGGTCGGCGGATGAGCGACGAGTACGCCGTCTACGCCGTCCGGTACGCCTCGCGGGCCGGACGGCGCGGGCAGCACTTCCTCGGTTTCGACGACCGCTCCGCCGAGCCGCACCCCACGGCCTACTACGTGTGGCTCGCGGTGTCGGGGCGGCGGGCGGTGGTCGTCGACGCCGGGCTCGACCCGGCACGGCCGCACGGCCTGGAGGGGCTGGAGTTCCACTGCTCGCCGGTGGACGGGATCGCCGCGCTCGGCGTCGACCCGTCCGACGTGGAGCACCTGGTGCTCTCGCACCTGCACTACGACCACACCGGCACCGCGGCGCACTTCCCGCGGGCCCGCCGCGTCGTGCAGGCGGGCGAGGCCCGCTACTGGACCGGGCCCGCGGCCGCGCGCATCCACCGCGAGCGCTGGCTCGTCTCCGACGACGACCTGGGCGACGTCCTGGGCACCACCGACCGGCTCGACCTCGTCGACGGCGACACCACCCTCGCCCCGGGGATCAGCGTGCACCTCGTCGGCGGGCACACCGCGGGCCTCCAGCTCACCCGGGTCGACACCGCCGCCGGCCCCGTCGTCCTGGCCTCGGACGCCGTCCACTTCTACGAGAACATCGACGACGACCGCCCGTTCCCGATCCTGCACTCGATGCCCGGGGTGTACGCGGCCTTCGACCGGGCGGCCGAGCTGGGCGGGCCCGGGCTCGTCGTGCCCGGCCACGACCCCGAGGTCTCCGCGCGCTTCCCGGCCGTGCCCGGCGTGTCGGCGGTGCGCATCGCCTGAGCGCCGGGCCGACCGACCGCTCAGACCGCGGCCGTGCCGATCAGCCCGTTGCGGGTGACGAGCGCGGCGAGCGCGTCCTCCGCCAGGCCGCCGGTGCCCTCCGGGCGCCGCGGCACCACCAGGTAGCGCGACTCCGCGCTCGCGTCCCACACGGTGACCGCGGTGCCGGCGGGCAGCTCCAGGCCGAACTCGCGCAGCACCCCGCGCGGGTCGCGCACCACGCGCGAGCGGTAGGCCTCGCTCTTGTACCAGCTCGGCGACGGCCCGAGCAGCGCGATCGGGTAGCACGAGCACAGCGTGCAGACCACGACGTGGTGCTCGTCGGGGGTGTTCGCGACGACCTTGAGCCGCTGCTCCTGCAGCCCGCCCGCCATCGACAGGCCGAGCTCGCGGATCGCGGTGTTGGCGTCGGAGAGCAGCCGCCCGGCGAACCCCGGGTCGGTCCACGCGCGGGCGACGATCCGGGCCCCGTTGGCCGGGGTGCCCCCGGCGAGGAACGCGTCGATGCGGGCGTCGATCTCGCCCGGGTCGAGCAGGCCTCGGGTCTCCAGCAGCGCCTCGACGTGCCGGACCTGCGCCGAGATCGTCGAGCTCGGGTGGTGCCCGCTCACGGTGCCTCCTCCAGGTAGTCCTCCCACAGCTCGACGACCACCGCGTGGTCGCCCGCCCCGAACAGGTCGGCCGCGGCGAAGCGGACGTGGTGCACGGCGTGCGGGTCGGGGGTGCCGCCGCGGGCGCGCTCGTCGGCCAGCGGGTGCGCCCCGGCCCGCTCGACGACCGTGCCGACGGCACCGCGGGCGTAGCGGGGCAGGCGGGTGTGCCCGTCGGGGTCGGTCGCGCGGGTGCGGACGCGGTCGCCCGGGGCGAAGCGGTCAGCCATGCGGGAGCTCCAGGTCGGCCGAGGTGGCCACGCCCTTCTCGACCAGCAGCACGCGGATCGCGGCGAACCACCGCTCGTAGTAGGACGCGGCCAGGTACTCCGGCACCGGCAGCCGCTCCTGGGCGTCGCGGAACTCGTCGAGGTTGTAGATCCCGCGCCGGATCAGGGCGCCGTTGAGCGCGAGGACGTGCGCCTCCCAGTCGGCGTGGAAGGGCGGCTCGTCCGGCTCCTGCACGATCGCGGCGAACCCGGTCATCCCGCCGACGTCGTTGATGCGGCTCACCCGTCCTTCCTACCCGGACCGGGGGTGACCGCACCACCGGCCGCGTCGTCGGGCGCCCCGCCGATCAGGTCGCGGATCCGGTCGTGGCGGCGCGCGTAGTCGGCCCCGAAGCGGCGCCGCGAGCGCGCGAGTGCGGGCTCGCCGTAGCGCCGCCGGGCCCAGACCGACCCCGGCTTGGCCAGCCGCAGCGCCCCGACCGTCGCCACGATCGGGACCACCACCCCGATGACGCCGGTCGCGAGCTTGCCCTTCGCCACGCAGACCCCCGCGGTGACCAGGTGCAGTGCGACGACGAGCAGGTAGAGGACCGTCCCGAGGGCCCCGCCGTCGGTGGCCGGGCCGACCGGGGCGGCCTGCAGGAGCAGCGAGACGCCGAGCGCCCCGCCGACGAGGACGGCGTCGATCGACTTGCGGCCGTCCGCGCCCCAGTAGACGTCGTCGAGGTGGAGCCAGAGGGCGAACTCGTCCAGGGCCAGCGCGGCGCCGGCGCCGAAGCCGACCGCCAGCACCTCGGTCCACGGCGAGCCCGGGTCCCAGCGGAACTCCACCAGCCCCGCGACCAGCACGAGGAGGATGCCCCACACCTGGTGGTGCACGTGCACCCCGGCGATGTGGACGTCGGCCAGCGCGCCGCCCCCGTCGGCGGACGGGCCCGCGACCCGCCGGGCGCGGATCCGCCGGGTCACCGCGCGGGTCACGGCGAAGGTGACGAGGAAGGCGAGCAGCGCCCACAGGGCGGCTGCGCGGCCGGAGTCCACGATGACGCGTTCGTACCAGTCCATCGACGATCCTCGCCCCGGGCGGATGCGGCCGGCCCCCACGCTGTCGGACCGGCCGGTGCGGGACAAGGCCCGGGTCGCCGACGGGACACCCCGGCCGGCCGGGGCAGGGCCGATCGGAGCCGTGCCGTGGGCCGCACGGCCCGGAAGGCGGGGCCGAGCGGCCCTGATCCGCCGGAACCGCTGGCGAGGGCGCCGACCCCGCCTCTACCGTCGACCCTCGACCTCGGGTTGGGAGACCTCATGCGGACCGCACCGCGCGCGCGCACCGCGATCCTGGTCGCCGCCGTCTACCTCGCGCTGGTCTGCGCGGTCTGGTTCCTCACCGGCACCGACTACACGACGATCGGCACCACGGTCGGGACCACCGTCGCGGGGATCGTGGTCCCGGTCGGGCTCGGGGCCGTGTTCCTGGCCGCCGTCACCACCTACCTCGGCTGGTGGCGTCCGGTCCTGTACGAGGAACCGCGCGTCGGGCCGCGCTGGCTCCTGGTGGTCCCCGTCCTGTTCGTCGTGATCGCGGTCGGCACGCTGACCCGGGCCGACCTGTCCCGCTTCTCCGCCACCCACCTGCTGATGCTGGTCGTGGGGGTGGCGCTGGTCGGCTTCTCCGAGGAGCTGCTCTGCCGCGGCATCGCCGTCGTCGGCCTGCGCGGATCCGGCTCGGAGGTCGTCGCGTGGCTGGGCAGCTGCCTGGTCTTCGCACTCCTGCACGGCGTCAACGCCCTGTTCGGCGCGCCCGTCGCCGCCACCGGGGTGCAGGTCCTGTTCGCGTTCCTGGCCGGGAGCGTCCTGTACGTGACGCGGCGCGTCACGGGCGTGCTGGTGGCCTGCATGGTGATCCACGCGTTCTGGGACTTCACCTCCTTCGCCGCGCAGGCGGCTCCGGCGCAGGGCCCGTCGCCGCTCGGTGTGCTGGCGCTGCTCCAGTACCCGACCGTGGTCCTCGCGCTGGTCGGGGTGCTCCTGCTGGTGCGGCGGCCGGTCCCGCAGGCCGCCTGACCCGGCGGCCCTCAGGTCCTGCGGACCACCCGCTCGTCCTGCCCCGGCTTCCAGATGCCGACCTCCATGTGCCCGTCGACGATCTCCACCGACGACGCCC
This sequence is a window from Pseudonocardia petroleophila. Protein-coding genes within it:
- a CDS encoding CPBP family intramembrane glutamic endopeptidase — its product is MRTAPRARTAILVAAVYLALVCAVWFLTGTDYTTIGTTVGTTVAGIVVPVGLGAVFLAAVTTYLGWWRPVLYEEPRVGPRWLLVVPVLFVVIAVGTLTRADLSRFSATHLLMLVVGVALVGFSEELLCRGIAVVGLRGSGSEVVAWLGSCLVFALLHGVNALFGAPVAATGVQVLFAFLAGSVLYVTRRVTGVLVACMVIHAFWDFTSFAAQAAPAQGPSPLGVLALLQYPTVVLALVGVLLLVRRPVPQAA
- a CDS encoding SH3-like domain-containing protein; protein product: MSRINDVGGMTGFAAIVQEPDEPPFHADWEAHVLALNGALIRRGIYNLDEFRDAQERLPVPEYLAASYYERWFAAIRVLLVEKGVATSADLELPHG
- a CDS encoding SH3-like domain-containing protein — protein: MADRFAPGDRVRTRATDPDGHTRLPRYARGAVGTVVERAGAHPLADERARGGTPDPHAVHHVRFAAADLFGAGDHAVVVELWEDYLEEAP
- a CDS encoding 1-deoxy-D-xylulose-5-phosphate synthase N-terminal domain-containing protein; the protein is MRITRHGYSDLPRLLARMTGDEKHDVSATSTLDAIWVLYERVLRVGPDTVEDPDRDRFLLSKGHGPMAYYAVLAAMGFVEESVLDTFGRFDSVLGHHPDRTLVPGVEIGSGSLGHGLGLAVGTALGNRIAGRDARTVVLVGDAELDEGSNAEAIQYAGRAGLDRLMTVVVDNSSASQGWPGGIAARFAVEGWSTADVDGRDHDALHRAFTASTGGRPHAVVAHVESKES
- a CDS encoding nitrile hydratase subunit alpha; the encoded protein is MSGHHPSSTISAQVRHVEALLETRGLLDPGEIDARIDAFLAGGTPANGARIVARAWTDPGFAGRLLSDANTAIRELGLSMAGGLQEQRLKVVANTPDEHHVVVCTLCSCYPIALLGPSPSWYKSEAYRSRVVRDPRGVLREFGLELPAGTAVTVWDASAESRYLVVPRRPEGTGGLAEDALAALVTRNGLIGTAAV
- a CDS encoding N-acyl homoserine lactonase family protein translates to MSDEYAVYAVRYASRAGRRGQHFLGFDDRSAEPHPTAYYVWLAVSGRRAVVVDAGLDPARPHGLEGLEFHCSPVDGIAALGVDPSDVEHLVLSHLHYDHTGTAAHFPRARRVVQAGEARYWTGPAAARIHRERWLVSDDDLGDVLGTTDRLDLVDGDTTLAPGISVHLVGGHTAGLQLTRVDTAAGPVVLASDAVHFYENIDDDRPFPILHSMPGVYAAFDRAAELGGPGLVVPGHDPEVSARFPAVPGVSAVRIA
- a CDS encoding FBP domain-containing protein, whose product is MTDTTDARIRRALANSTKGEAGRMTLPAWVRDLDLDAVDDVLGWRDPKAPDRGVLLVPGDDGPVAIAVRAGERAARATAMCALCRSTHAPGRVELLVARRPGPAGRNGDTVGTYVCGDLRCAQHVRVEKATAALRPTPGTSVEERREGLRERARQFVDAVLG
- a CDS encoding VOC family protein codes for the protein MLGGGAVVVAPRRHGHDVDEAALFYRSVLGLEPAAVGEFAAPFGLVRSRALTEPRRRVRLALTVSLLRRGEWSPGVAEPQYVALATDDVLATARAARAAGAPLLGIPDNYYADLDARLGLPPARLAEFRDLGVLYEETPDGAYLQVCTEVLGGRLFLAFVQRVGAYDGYGWTDAPVRMAAHRRRRLVRQGSRA